A single genomic interval of Terriglobus albidus harbors:
- a CDS encoding sugar-binding transcriptional regulator, which translates to MPRINETRLMVKIARLYYVHEVRQQDITEMLGIHQSTVSRLLKKAREANVVRVIVDVPGGVYAEMEEELERRFSLREVVIVDCPDDEFHMIQELGAAAAFLLESTLRPKENIGISSWSRHLLAMVDQLHPTNRAEGGRVIQMLGGVGTPDIQSRATQLVNQFSRLIGATPVLLQAPGVTGSSKTRDLLLQEPYVRETIETFPTLDIALVGIGALKPSALLESSGNSFTMAELESLQKKGAVGDICLQFFNEQGDLIRSPLLNRVIGIEMPMLKRVSKIIGIAGGPAKFTAIKAAIKGKLINVLITDQKTAQKLLKS; encoded by the coding sequence ATGCCACGCATCAATGAAACCCGACTGATGGTCAAGATCGCCCGCCTCTATTACGTACACGAGGTGCGGCAGCAGGATATCACCGAGATGCTCGGCATCCATCAGTCCACCGTCTCACGCCTTCTGAAGAAGGCGCGCGAGGCGAACGTGGTGCGTGTCATCGTCGACGTTCCCGGCGGTGTCTATGCCGAGATGGAAGAGGAGCTGGAGCGCCGCTTCAGCCTGCGCGAAGTCGTCATCGTCGACTGCCCTGACGATGAGTTCCATATGATCCAGGAGCTTGGCGCCGCAGCCGCATTCCTGCTCGAATCCACGTTGCGCCCCAAAGAGAACATCGGCATCTCCTCCTGGAGCCGCCACCTGCTGGCCATGGTCGATCAGCTCCACCCGACCAATCGTGCCGAGGGCGGACGTGTCATCCAGATGCTCGGCGGTGTCGGGACACCTGATATCCAGTCACGCGCTACCCAGCTTGTAAATCAGTTCTCGCGTCTGATCGGTGCTACTCCTGTACTGTTGCAGGCGCCAGGCGTGACCGGTAGCTCCAAGACACGCGACCTGTTGCTGCAGGAACCATATGTACGCGAGACGATCGAAACCTTCCCAACGCTCGACATCGCACTGGTTGGCATCGGCGCCTTGAAGCCATCGGCATTGCTCGAAAGCAGCGGCAACAGCTTCACCATGGCGGAGCTTGAGTCGTTGCAGAAGAAAGGCGCTGTTGGCGACATCTGCCTGCAGTTCTTCAACGAACAGGGAGATCTCATCCGCTCGCCGCTGCTCAACCGCGTCATCGGCATCGAGATGCCGATGCTCAAGCGGGTCAGCAAGATCATCGGCATCGCCGGTGGGCCTGCCAAGTTCACCGCCATCAAGGCGGCGATCAAAGGCAAGCTGATCAACGTCCTGATCACCGATCAGAAGACGGCGCAGAAGCTGTTGAAGAGCTAG
- a CDS encoding lipase family protein, protein MTSEKQQASTTSLPQGTQLAWSLCDWIDHVSSNPNPPSPWTVVWQPSSIGADYSAVLLNPTTNQYALVIQGTHGAPDELEDFCCEFWAGFDPVSGAKVAIGAQAALFGALMQMNASLTKGGTDLGSYLQSISGSFNATTPLLITGHSLGGTVAYLAACWIAFQFLNGQQPLTTLPASIQAITFASFAAGNQALADVLNASSNYVPCFNQNDAIPHVWATDTTINPTFNMTNFFQLFPSPGPNPMPNNSLRTALQNKVTQMQNNQVSYVQTTGQYSFSFSYATDRNTWDGELIRQHNDAYSETFGSSSSAETASTGAREVAA, encoded by the coding sequence ATGACATCTGAAAAACAGCAGGCTTCTACTACCAGTCTCCCTCAAGGCACGCAGCTTGCGTGGAGCCTTTGTGACTGGATCGACCATGTATCTTCCAACCCCAATCCACCATCGCCCTGGACAGTCGTATGGCAGCCCAGCTCAATCGGCGCAGATTATTCGGCTGTCCTCCTGAACCCGACAACGAACCAATATGCCCTGGTCATTCAGGGGACCCATGGTGCGCCCGATGAACTGGAAGACTTTTGCTGCGAGTTCTGGGCCGGCTTCGACCCGGTCAGTGGAGCCAAGGTGGCCATTGGCGCCCAGGCAGCGCTCTTCGGCGCCCTGATGCAGATGAACGCCAGCCTCACCAAGGGCGGTACGGACCTTGGTTCCTATCTGCAGTCGATCTCCGGATCATTTAACGCGACCACTCCGTTGCTCATCACCGGCCACAGTCTTGGTGGGACGGTTGCTTATCTGGCGGCATGCTGGATTGCCTTCCAGTTCCTGAACGGTCAGCAACCACTTACGACCCTTCCTGCCAGTATTCAAGCCATCACGTTTGCGTCCTTTGCCGCAGGTAACCAGGCACTGGCCGACGTTCTCAATGCGTCATCCAACTATGTGCCCTGCTTCAATCAGAACGACGCCATTCCACATGTCTGGGCAACGGACACGACCATCAATCCAACGTTCAATATGACCAACTTCTTTCAACTTTTCCCCTCGCCCGGACCTAATCCCATGCCGAACAATAGCCTGCGGACTGCGCTGCAAAACAAGGTAACTCAGATGCAGAACAACCAGGTCAGCTATGTGCAGACGACCGGCCAGTACAGCTTCTCATTCTCGTATGCAACAGATCGGAATACCTGGGACGGGGAGCTTATTCGGCAGCACAACGACGCTTACTCCGAAACCTTCGGATCAAGCAGCAGTGCCGAGACGGCATCGACAGGAGCTCGGGAAGTAGCAGCTTAA
- the fliB gene encoding flagellin lysine-N-methylase produces MSRAIARQPLPSQPLYGQGFQCLRGGCDDTCCNGFSVPVDKQTYEFYRLLPVSEIRSAVDTHVRKVPGSPSDNLYASIEMTADKKCPFFTAQRLCGIHKEHGHDYLSAACSTYPRALNQVDGQLEVSLYLSCPEAARMVLLDPGFANRHTDGPAVPFRTDQFSKLARNGPDSPHKPFSYFTEVRLCMGDLLTDRSRPLWQRIFLLGMMCKQLDEVTSLEGEEKVAEIIQSYQQIVEEGTLRTELNHLPANTAAQLDLVLRVADLANRSGVNSKRFNESFQDFLAGIGYATESTAAQDLERYQHADNAYCKPFLEQHPHILENYLLNYIFRTLFPFGREASAHSTPKTIFQEYTLLIGQYVLVHGLLIGISGNRQSEFDEKAVVKTVQSFSKTVEHSPGYLQQLLALMEDRNLTDMKSLAELLPR; encoded by the coding sequence GTGAGCCGCGCTATCGCACGTCAACCTCTACCGTCTCAGCCTCTCTACGGACAAGGCTTCCAATGCCTCCGCGGAGGCTGCGACGACACCTGCTGCAACGGATTCTCTGTCCCCGTCGACAAACAGACCTATGAGTTCTACCGTTTGCTGCCTGTCAGCGAGATCCGGTCCGCCGTCGATACCCATGTCCGTAAGGTTCCAGGCTCTCCCAGCGATAACCTCTACGCCAGCATTGAGATGACCGCCGATAAGAAGTGCCCCTTCTTCACGGCACAGCGTCTCTGCGGCATCCACAAGGAGCATGGCCACGACTACCTGTCGGCCGCATGCTCCACCTATCCCCGCGCCCTCAATCAAGTCGACGGACAGCTCGAGGTCTCCCTGTATCTCTCCTGCCCCGAGGCAGCGCGCATGGTGCTCCTGGATCCAGGATTTGCGAACCGCCACACCGATGGCCCGGCTGTTCCCTTCCGCACCGACCAGTTCTCCAAGCTCGCCCGCAACGGACCCGACTCGCCTCACAAGCCCTTCAGCTATTTCACCGAGGTGCGGCTATGCATGGGAGACCTGCTCACCGATCGCAGCCGTCCCCTCTGGCAGCGGATCTTCCTGCTGGGCATGATGTGCAAGCAGCTCGACGAGGTCACCTCGCTGGAAGGTGAAGAGAAGGTAGCGGAGATCATCCAGAGCTATCAGCAGATCGTCGAGGAAGGCACCCTCCGGACAGAGCTCAACCATCTGCCCGCGAACACCGCCGCACAGCTGGATCTCGTCCTTCGCGTCGCCGACCTTGCCAACCGCTCCGGCGTGAACTCAAAGCGCTTCAACGAATCCTTCCAGGACTTCCTCGCCGGCATCGGTTATGCAACCGAATCAACGGCCGCCCAGGACCTGGAGCGCTATCAGCACGCCGACAACGCCTACTGCAAACCATTCCTCGAGCAGCACCCGCACATTCTCGAGAACTACCTGCTGAACTACATCTTCAGAACGCTGTTCCCCTTCGGCCGCGAAGCCAGCGCGCATTCGACACCAAAGACAATCTTCCAGGAATACACCCTGCTAATCGGCCAATACGTCCTGGTGCACGGCCTACTGATCGGCATCTCCGGCAACCGCCAATCCGAGTTCGATGAAAAAGCAGTGGTGAAGACCGTCCAGTCCTTCTCAAAGACGGTCGAACACAGCCCCGGCTACCTGCAACAACTGCTCGCCCTGATGGAAGACCGCAACCTGACAGACATGAAGAGCCTCGCAGAGCTCCTACCCCGCTAG